A genomic stretch from Shewanella sediminis HAW-EB3 includes:
- a CDS encoding RNA polymerase sigma factor: MNAQIEFIANQEVSELELIEKAKQGDKTAFKQIYLRHHKRVYGLCFRLSGQAYLAEEATQETFVRLWQKLPQFRGESQFTTWLHSMTVNQTLSSIQKHKSFWARFTPMSEHTEASGDKLEYENFDKLLLKLPERARIVFILFSIEGYKHDEIAGLLGIASGTSKAQYHRARKLLQEML; this comes from the coding sequence GTGAATGCACAGATAGAGTTCATTGCAAACCAAGAGGTTTCAGAACTAGAGCTGATTGAGAAAGCCAAGCAAGGAGATAAAACCGCTTTCAAGCAGATCTATTTGCGTCATCACAAAAGAGTGTATGGCCTTTGCTTCAGACTCTCCGGACAAGCTTATTTGGCAGAAGAAGCGACACAGGAAACCTTTGTTCGCTTGTGGCAAAAGTTGCCTCAGTTTCGGGGAGAGAGTCAATTTACGACTTGGCTACATAGCATGACGGTCAACCAGACATTGAGCAGTATTCAGAAACATAAAAGCTTTTGGGCCCGTTTCACTCCCATGAGTGAACATACCGAAGCGAGCGGTGACAAACTGGAATATGAGAACTTTGACAAGCTATTACTCAAGCTTCCCGAACGGGCGCGTATTGTATTTATACTGTTCTCGATTGAAGGCTATAAACACGATGAAATCGCCGGTCTGTTGGGCATTGCCTCCGGCACGAGTAAAGCACAGTACCACAGAGCCAGGAAGCTACTACAGGAGATGCTGTAA